The stretch of DNA agtgaaatattaggcgccatcacggtccgaaggtgggaatttcgggttgtgacggATACGCAAGTGTCATAttcccgccccgcattagggcgggaaACTTCCAGATCaccaatgttatgctcacattgctagagcaacggggattcttcaccggggctccgagtcgaaatgcatacaaacacttgaaggggtttgtggacacttgctgggggaaTAAATAGACCAACATCTCCGAGGATGCTCTAAGGTTGAGGATATTTCCCCtttctctacgggggaaagccttggattggttagaaagattgccaaaccattctatccatacatgggatgaattgacagaaaaattcattgccaagttcttttctcctgggcatatggctactcttcgaGATGAGATTCTAGTATTCaagcaagaacccaatgagcctttgcacgagatttgggagaggtaccgtactatggtgaaagagtgctcgaataatgacatgactgaggctatgattcaacaaaccttctacagagggatcaatactaccaatcaatgcatggtcaaccaacttgctggtgggaatttcatgacaacaccatataccgaagcttgtgagatcttagatgaaatggcggatacttcatcggcatggcaaagtagagccaatgttcctcaaggtgatccaaatatgattcacctatacaaagaattgcatgatcatgggcaagcaattgccgagttgaccacaaTAATGAATCAATTAgacaaagctcaacttcaacaagttcaaggtcctaagcaagtaaatgcaatggaaggtgtcaacatgatggtgaacaagcgaaggcaaaagggtcaacaagtgcaaaactgtgtggaacaatttgtgcaagatgatagtgggtttgaccaagatgaatcatacaatgagcaagaggaagaagtgcaatataTGAACAACTACTAAGGgtaaagaaacaactctcaaggcccgaatcaacaacaatgacgctctcaaggaaatcaaggaaattggaacaatcaaaaccaccaaggcaattggtgtggtggtaacaacaatcaaggtaattggaacaataacaataatcaaggcaattggaataatcaaggcaaccaaggaaattggggtggcaacaatcaaggatattggggaggcaacaaccaatggggttggaataataaccaagggaatcgggggtcgggctttcaaaagCCCCCGATGtgtcaacaaccaagcaacccgcctccttattcGTCTCATGGTTATATCTCTTCTAATAATGATatgggacggattgaaaatatgttcaaataaatgatggagaaaaataccgactccgatgctcaactaacctctcacaacacttcaatccgcaatttggaggttcaattagggaaaatctcgcaagctttaaacactcgacCTAAGGGGGTACTAcctagtgacacggtggtgaacccgaatgTTGGGAACAACAtaggacatgccatggccgtaaccacaaggagtggaaaaggtggggaggcaacaacctcaaaccaaagaagaattgtggatgatgatgtagtgattcaataagatgaaattccaagcaatgtggttcaagctaatgataaagtgagaattgatattgatgaaaatgtggaggagactcaagaagaagtgaacccgtctagggaacacgtgattgacataccagaaccgATAGTGCCAAAagccaaggcaccaatgccaaggcctcctccttcataccctcaaaggctttcCAAGCAAAATAGCGAGacccaattcaagaagtttattgacatgatgaaaagcttatccattaatgtgccattggttgaggcgttggaacaaatgcccgacTATGCAAAgctcatgaaggatttggtgacaaagaaaagatcaatgaattgtgagactattaagatgacacatcaagtgggTGCTactgtgcactcaatggctccgaaattgaaaaatcccggcgctttcacaatcccttgcactattgggagcgccgcctttgccaaagctctatgtgatctaggggcgagtatcaacttgatccCCTACTCGGTgctcaaaactttgggaattgggaaatcaagacccatatctatgaggttacaaatagtagatcgtactatgaagagatcATTGGGTATTATTAATGATGTGTTAGTTCGTGTTTATAAGTTCATCCTCTCgacggactttgtgattcttgattgcgaagtggactatggggtacctattatcttgggtagacctttccttgctatggggaaggctcttgttgatatgGAAGCCGGTGatctcaccttccgggtgggcgatgataaggtggttttccatgtatgcaaatctatgaggcaaccgaatagcaatgaagtttgttcattTGTGGACTTATTGACCGAGgtattgttgatgatgctagttccatgatgaatgttgatgatactttggaggccatattgcttaatcatgatgattatgagaaggaaggctatgtggaatgtgtaaatgcattgTAAGGAATGaggtcgtacacttatgaacctcaaaaattgtccttagatcttgtgaaccggaagactcctccaacaaagctcTTAATCGAGGAGCCtgccactttggagttaaagccattgcctccacatcttaggtatgaattccttggaccatgttctactttaccggttattctttcttcttgtttaactaacgtgcaggtagactctactttggcggtgctacaaaagaggaagaaagctataggatggacattggcggacattcggggtataagccccgccttttgcatgcacaagattattttggaggaggatgccaaaccctccgttgaacatcaaagaagattaaatgaagcaatgcaagaggtggtgaagaaggagatcataaaatggttggatgtcAGGGTtctttaccccattttcgatagctcgtggacctctccggtgtagtgtgtcccaaagaaagggggcatgactgtggtcacaaatgacaagaacgagttgatccccacaagaacggtgaccgggtggagagtgtgtatggactatcggaagctcaacaaagtcactcggaaagatcatttcccACTCCCATTCCTTGATCAAattcttgataggttggccggtcgagctttctattatttccttgatggatattccggctacaatcaaattcttattgcttcaGAGGTCCAAGAtaagactactttcacttgtccctatggtacgTTCGCATTCTCGCGAAttccatttggcttatgcaaggCAACatcgacttttcaacggtgtatgatggctatctttaccgacatggtggagg from Nicotiana tomentosiformis chromosome 11, ASM39032v3, whole genome shotgun sequence encodes:
- the LOC138901994 gene encoding uncharacterized protein, which produces MLLKNGHLREFLSDRAKNNYGRNRDNTESLKVGEETPSQMINMIFGGNENSGVTFSAAKKTKVSITHSKRLREDDITFMEEDTDRLLLPYNNALETQEEVNPSREHVIDIPEPIVPKAKAPMPRPPPSYPQRLSKQNSETQFKKFIDMMKSLSINVPLVEALEQMPDYAKLMKDLVTKKRSMNCETIKMTHQVGATVHSMAPKLKNPGAFTIPCTIGSAAFAKALCDLGASINLIPYSVLKTLGIGKSRPISMRLQIVDRTMKRSLGIINDVLVRVYKFILSTDFVILDCEVDYGVPIILGRPFLAMGKALVDMEAGDLTFRVGDDKVVFHVCKSMRQPNSNEVCSFVDLLTEVLLMMLVP